In Phreatobacter stygius, a genomic segment contains:
- a CDS encoding ABC transporter permease yields MITVAIRLVSYAALAYLVLPLAVIVGSSLTTTSFLAFPPQGVTLAWYGKMLGDPSYVAAFATSTVLAAAATIIAILLAVPAALAIARHAFPGSRLLSATLMSPLILPHVVLGAALLQYGSAIGLTRSFNALLVGHVVIIMPFVLRAVLPQLTDDQRSLEEASADLGAGPLTTFFLVTLPQIRSGIASGAIFAFISSWINVELSIFNTTAELTTIPVKLFNYVQYTIDPTIAAVSSITILVAAVTIIVLDLTIGLDVLSERR; encoded by the coding sequence ATGATCACCGTCGCGATCCGCCTCGTCTCTTATGCCGCGCTGGCCTATCTGGTGCTGCCGCTGGCCGTCATCGTCGGGTCGTCGCTCACGACGACCAGCTTTCTCGCCTTTCCGCCCCAAGGCGTGACGCTCGCCTGGTACGGCAAGATGCTCGGCGATCCCTCCTATGTCGCGGCTTTCGCGACCAGCACCGTCCTGGCCGCCGCGGCCACCATCATCGCAATCCTGCTGGCGGTGCCCGCGGCGCTGGCGATCGCGCGTCATGCCTTTCCCGGCAGCCGCCTGCTCTCCGCGACGCTGATGTCGCCGCTGATCCTGCCGCATGTGGTGCTCGGCGCCGCCCTGCTGCAATACGGCTCGGCGATCGGGCTCACCCGCAGCTTCAACGCGCTGCTGGTCGGCCATGTCGTCATCATCATGCCCTTCGTGCTGCGCGCCGTGCTGCCCCAGCTCACCGACGACCAGCGAAGCCTCGAGGAGGCCTCCGCCGATCTGGGGGCCGGTCCGCTGACGACCTTCTTCCTGGTCACGCTGCCGCAGATCCGCAGCGGCATCGCCAGCGGCGCGATCTTCGCGTTCATCTCGTCCTGGATCAATGTCGAGCTCAGCATCTTCAACACGACCGCCGAGCTGACGACCATCCCGGTCAAGCTGTTCAACTACGTCCAGTACACGATCGACCCGACCATTGCCGCGGTGTCGTCGATCACGATCCTCGTCGCGGCCGTCACCATCATCGTCCTCGATCTCACCATCGGCCTCGACGTCCTGTCCGAGCGCCGCTGA
- a CDS encoding ABC transporter ATP-binding protein, giving the protein MNAPLLEISGLSKRFGSQPALTDIALEVAQGEFIALLGPSGCGKTTLLRCIAGFLTPEAGAIRIAGDDVTGLPPYRRPLNTVFQNYALFPHMSVTENVAYGPRRQGTPRAEAGGLAADALALVGLTGFGDRYPRQLSGGQQQRVALARAIVNKPKLLLLDEPLSALDLKLRKRVQIELKHLQEKLGIAFVFVTHDQEEALTMADRVVVMNGGRVEQIGRGQDIYRAPRTRFVADFIGDANLLPGKLMADGRVELALGAITLAGQTPAAGTEPVAVLRPEAIVLLKEAAGHGLSTVPAVVEDVIHIGSHVLVTLRSGDVPLTCRLSGSVPAHVVEGAHVFAGFRPDDLHLITG; this is encoded by the coding sequence ATGAACGCGCCCCTGCTTGAGATCAGTGGCCTGTCGAAGAGGTTCGGCTCGCAGCCGGCCCTGACGGACATCGCGCTCGAGGTCGCGCAAGGCGAATTCATCGCCTTGCTCGGGCCCTCGGGCTGCGGCAAGACCACGCTGCTGCGGTGCATCGCCGGCTTCCTGACGCCCGAGGCCGGCGCCATCCGCATCGCCGGCGACGACGTCACCGGCCTGCCGCCCTATCGGCGCCCCCTCAATACCGTGTTCCAGAACTACGCGCTGTTCCCGCACATGAGCGTGACCGAGAACGTCGCTTATGGCCCGCGTCGCCAGGGCACGCCGCGCGCCGAGGCGGGCGGCCTGGCCGCTGATGCGCTGGCGCTGGTCGGATTGACGGGTTTCGGCGACCGCTATCCCCGCCAGCTCTCCGGCGGCCAGCAGCAGCGTGTGGCGCTTGCCCGCGCCATCGTCAACAAACCCAAGCTGCTGCTGCTCGACGAACCGCTGAGCGCGCTCGACCTCAAGCTGCGCAAGCGCGTGCAGATCGAGCTCAAACACCTGCAGGAGAAACTCGGCATCGCCTTCGTCTTCGTGACCCATGACCAGGAGGAGGCTCTGACCATGGCCGACCGGGTCGTCGTCATGAATGGCGGCCGGGTCGAGCAGATCGGCCGCGGGCAGGACATCTACCGGGCGCCCCGGACCCGCTTCGTCGCCGACTTCATCGGCGATGCCAATCTCTTGCCGGGCAAGCTCATGGCCGACGGCCGCGTCGAACTCGCGCTCGGAGCGATCACGCTTGCGGGCCAAACCCCGGCCGCCGGCACCGAGCCGGTCGCGGTGCTGCGGCCCGAGGCCATCGTCCTCCTGAAGGAGGCGGCGGGTCACGGGCTTTCCACCGTCCCGGCCGTCGTCGAGGACGTCATCCATATCGGCAGCCACGTCCTGGTCACGCTCAGGAGCGGCGATGTGCCGTTGACCTGCCGCCTGAGCGGCTCGGTTCCCGCCCATGTCGTCGAGGGCGCGCATGTCTTCGCGGGCTTTCGCCCCGACGACCTGCACCTGATCACGGGCTGA
- a CDS encoding ABC transporter permease — MRTIALLTGLPALFFVAFFLAPMAVVAIASLTNPAGELTAANYVRILLDRYHWDVLWVTFRIGALTTIACVLIGYPLAWYLVRVVKWPLWRRACVILLIVPLFTSNIVRSFGWMVLLGRNGLINDGLVASGLIERPMRFIGTETGILIGLVYILLPFVVLAVGNALAKVDPSLEQASADLGATPAATFWTITFPLSLPGLMAGGIMVFMLAVSAYVTPALLSGGRITVFSMLIFQQYSSVFDFHYGGALSITMLVLTLILVALAGRIGEPKGGSR; from the coding sequence GTGCGCACCATCGCCCTTTTGACCGGACTGCCGGCGCTGTTCTTCGTCGCCTTCTTCCTGGCGCCGATGGCGGTCGTCGCCATTGCCAGCCTGACCAATCCGGCCGGCGAACTCACCGCCGCGAACTATGTCCGCATCCTGCTCGACCGCTATCACTGGGATGTGCTGTGGGTGACCTTCCGGATCGGCGCGCTGACCACCATCGCCTGCGTGCTGATCGGCTATCCGCTCGCCTGGTATCTCGTGCGGGTGGTCAAATGGCCGCTCTGGCGCCGCGCCTGCGTGATCCTGCTGATCGTGCCGCTGTTCACCAGCAATATCGTCCGCTCGTTCGGCTGGATGGTGCTGCTCGGGCGCAATGGCCTGATCAATGACGGCCTGGTGGCGAGTGGCCTGATCGAACGGCCGATGCGCTTCATCGGCACCGAAACAGGCATTCTGATCGGGCTCGTCTACATTCTCCTGCCCTTCGTCGTGCTGGCGGTCGGCAATGCGCTCGCCAAGGTCGATCCGTCGCTGGAACAGGCCTCGGCCGATCTCGGCGCGACGCCCGCCGCCACGTTCTGGACCATCACCTTTCCCTTGAGCCTGCCCGGGCTGATGGCCGGCGGCATCATGGTCTTCATGCTGGCGGTCAGCGCCTATGTCACACCCGCCTTGCTCAGCGGCGGGCGCATCACCGTGTTCTCGATGCTGATCTTCCAGCAATACAGCTCGGTCTTCGATTTTCACTATGGCGGGGCGCTCAGCATCACCATGCTGGTGCTGACGCTGATCCTCGTGGCGCTCGCCGGCCGCATCGGCGAACCGAAGGGAGGATCGAGATGA